The sequence gatcactaccctggtaagcttcttgtagagtcttccaggcatcttagGCAGtcgttgctcctgatattcttggaaataagctcttatcaagagctatctgaatgtgaaacaaagcttgagcattctttttccttgcttcctttcttgttgttctttcattggctgtaagggcattctAATCAACTGGCtcctcataacctgattcaataatctcccacaaatcttttccaataaaaaagggcaacatcttaatgcaccaataatcataatcattcccatcaaattctggaatgggcatatggttagaattcgacatgattaactttggcgaaattccaacaataaaactttaacccaaaacaattttacttgctctgatactacttgtagaattttgaacctgacctatcctctctgaaccaactgattaataaaaaataataatagagagagcaaacaataacaacaaaagaataaattgcaaaaagaaatcgcaattcaaaataaaaaacaaagtgccctgcagacaccaattttttttattgtagcataattaaaaattacatagaggctatatatataaagaatttgcagcctagaagaattaataataactataGTTCTAAATATATTCTCAGCATTACATGGAAAGCTACTCAGTCTCTCAAACTAAAAACAAACTACTCCATAagttaagaatacaataagtgcatgcacatcatgctttatttactaaaaacaaactcatgtaaaaaacaaaactaaaaatagcttatgcatggtgatgaatgaaaagattcatgtccaaactggagctgCATGTTCAAGGAAGATCTCAGCTTCAAACATCTACAAGAAGTAACTAACAAATGAAATCTACTATTTTGCACCAATTTCGTTAAAGGCATTCTAATCGAGATTTAGAATCTCATTCAATAATAGTAATTTTAAACAGACAACCAAATTTAAAGATATTGTTTTTATAAAACGAACTGAATAATTTACTTTACagtgaaataaaaataaataatggaatTTGATTTTATCTTTCAGATACAGTCCACACCAGAAAGGAAGCTCGTTCACAAAAGGAAGAAGATGCAGGTATTACTCTAGAAATCCTGACTACAAGTAGAAAAAGAGAAGTAACTAACAAATGAAATCTACTATGTTTTGCACAATTTCGTTTGAGGGTTTCTAATCCACGTTTGAAATTCCATTCAATAATATTAATCTTAAACAGACGTGTCCATACAGGCAACAAAAAATCCAGTTCATTTTTCATAAGCGAAATAAGAGACTTGCTATTCGTAAGGTATAGCCAAGGAGAAGAGGATGCGCTTTGCTTTTTCCACACACTGACTGTAGACTCCAGACAATTCCTGCCTCGAGAGTGGAGAGTTCTACTGAATTACCATGGATTGGTCAGGAATATACTCTGCCTGAACAACGAAGCAAGAAATGTGTTTGGATGGAAGGTACAGTTGATCGCCTGGATATGCATATGTTGGCAATGGCAAGGAAACATGAATATCCTTATAGAGGTATGCCTTACTGCATCAGTTCTCTGTTTGAATAAACAAAATGTTATTCTTATATGGGAAAATAACAAATGTTGAGAATTGTAAATTGTTACCACTTATTGCAGAAATGGAACAGTGTTCGTAAGACCTCTGATTCACATGGAGATTCACTGCTAATGTTGGTAGACTATTTTATAGAGAACAATTTGTGTGATATGAGCGAGATGACAAAGGCTATAAGTAAAGAACATCATGACAAAAGACAGAGGGCATCAGTTAAATTGGTAGAACCCGAAAGTAATGTTGCTAAAATCATAGACATTGCTGAAAGCAGCAACAGGGAATCCCGAGAATTGAAAGGTGTTCAAGGCCAGAAAAGCAAGGTAATCAATGATGACGAAAGCAAGGAGAGGCTCAGTCTAAAGGAATTCGAAAATGTTATGAAAGGACAACTCGAGACATTTGAGAAAAGACTGGATGAGTTGaagaaagaaatgaaagaaatgatAGAGCAGGCCACAAAATACAAcggtaaaataattaataaaaaagaggaaaagaaaataaatttggaAAATTGGAATAAAATGAGATCGGCATTGCACAAATATGATGTTTCGATGGATGGTATTCATGCTTTTCAAAGGTTTAGATTTAATTGCAGTGCCGGGCATCTCTGGTAGCCGTGATATAAACTAGCAGTGCTACCTCTCTGTCATTGCAAGTCTAATAGACAATATAATGGCTGGGCCGATAGGCAAAATAGAAAAATGGATGCTTCCATATTCATCATCTACATTGATAGATTTACTTTTATATTTCTATCTTCCTTGCAATATTGCTCCTACTTTTTGGGCccttataattaaatttattacttAATGTGCATGATCTCATTTATTTTCGTACCTAACAAAAGGCAAGATAGTAGAATCCACTTTTCTTTCTTTCTATAATTATTCGAATTGTAGGTTATAAATACTGTTTTTAATAGGGGTAATATtaattatcataattaaatatattaaacataatttgtaattttttaataatttcaatCATAATGTCTAATAACTatttttaattagaattaattttattttatttgtcatGTAGGAAAAACATACGCTTCAAATTTGAGAATACtaattaatatttgaattttaacAATCTAATTATTCCAATAGACCTAAATAATTTCAAAGGTTTGCACTCATGATTTTCATAAAAAAACATTTATCTCCTTATACGTCTTTAAAATATGCATAAAACATCTCATACATCATTATATTTTTGTATAAAATAAATTCATAGGTATTTTTAAAAACATGAATAATCTAATTATTCCAATAGATCTAAATAATTTCAAATGTTTGCACTCatgattttcataaaaaatatttataactcCTTATGCTTCCTTAAAATAAGCATAAAACATCACATACACCAATATATTTTTGTATAAAATAAATTCATAGATATTTATAGAAACATGAATAATCTAATTATTCCAAGAGATCTAAATAATTTCAAAGGTTTTCACTCAagaatttcataaaaaatatttatacCTCCTTAATATATGCATAAAACATCACATACACCAATATATTTTTgtataaaataaattcataagtatttttagaaaacatgcctcccaatttttaaaatttgagTGTGAAAACTTATATAACCTCCTCTTCAGGTTTTCAAAATGGTTCTTTCTAATTTCTACACCTCTTATAGACAAATACACATCCAATATAGTAGAATGAATGCTTCTTTTCATGTATGTtatatttatcaatattttgaTAATTATGAGATCATGTTGGTTTTCTCCCTTGTAATGCCTTTTCTTATGGAATATACTTTTTTTTCTAGATTAAAACATGCAACCTCCTCTCCTTCTTCATACACAAAATAATATCATGTCTTTATCTATGAAAAATGCCAACTTTGCAATCGATgtctcttcaataaatttcaattcTTTAGGAACCTCATACTAGTCTTTTTTTGGTACCCTTAGAAATACCTCTTGAACTTCTTAATTGGAAATAGGCACATATATTTACAACACTCTAATACCAAGTCAAATGAGgtaaaaaatataaaatgatatattgATTCTTCTCATTAATTTTCAGTGCATTGTATCGTGACTTTATTAAACCTTATTTTCTAATAAATAACTTTCTACAAGAAAaaataataactaaataaatatgagcaaacattatttgtttaatctaATCTAATAAAACTATTTAATGTAATATTTACATAATTCAAATGTAAACTGATCGTGAATCCCAATTTATCATAAAGTAAATGAAAAATGATAGACAATTTGTTTTAGCCCATAGATTACAAAAGGGTGTCTAAGCATTGTCTCCAACACAAATTGTTAA is a genomic window of Cryptomeria japonica chromosome 7, Sugi_1.0, whole genome shotgun sequence containing:
- the LOC131054524 gene encoding uncharacterized protein LOC131054524, which encodes MNILIEKWNSVRKTSDSHGDSLLMLVDYFIENNLCDMSEMTKAISKEHHDKRQRASVKLVEPESNVAKIIDIAESSNRESRELKGVQGQKSKVINDDESKERLSLKEFENVMKGQLETFEKRLDELKKEMKEMIEQATKYNGKIINKKEEKKINLENWNKMRSALHKYDVSMDGIHAFQRFRFNCSAGHLW